A region of Schistosoma mansoni strain Puerto Rico chromosome 1, complete genome DNA encodes the following proteins:
- a CDS encoding putative histone acetyltransferase type B catalytic subunit, translating to MMDSLNTRSLDDYRVNACDAIQFKLVRDKEAIDSADTFNPEFTHQIFGESEQIFGYRDLKVGIFYTADSLSTYIDISYTSKVDPQLSKGVMPDDIMHILSGVYPYNISKNMSDFLKNFDEKFTFTPYGVNRYNYQIMKDRCQKKFSIFFIEHGMPGFEKFLEYHKRMESFLLFFIDGASAISTEDIQWCYYMIYENIGQTDDGKIKYGFIGYMTVYKFYAYPKNLRPRVSQVLILPPFRNNGHATQLLQTFYRDFVPMSNVIDIAVEDPSPDFQRIRDLLDCKRCLETPEVMQTITQSNGVNGQIINEKSSAIRFREISRTKLKLNRCQSRRVYEILRLFLLPRTDEYVKSFSDALTKRATAYFQRVRPDAMRGSSLVPKTSGSSYNPLKKAFDEAADEYFESQLHEEVSTLLKNYQDTVYKLDRFVSSLKKQS from the exons ATGATGGACAGTTTAAATACAAGAAGTCTTGATGACTATCGTGTGAATGCTTGTGATGCCATCCAGTTCAAACTAG TTAGGGACAAGGAAGCTATTGATTCAGCGGATACATTCAATCCTGAGTTCACTCATCAAATCTTTGGTGAAAG TGAACAGATATTCGGATACCGTGATCTCAAAGTTGGCATATTTTACACAGCAGACTCTCTATCAACATATATTGATATTTCTTATACATCAAAAGTTGATCCTCAACTCTCCAAAGGTGTTATG CCTGAcgatattatgcatatattatCTGGTGTTTATCCATATAACATCAGTAAGAACATGAGCGACTTTTTGAAAAACTTCGATGAAAAGTTTACTTTCACTCCATATGGAGTTAACAGATATAATTATCAAATTATGAAAG ATAGATGtcaaaaaaaattttctatttttttcatCGAGCACGGTATGCCTGGATTTGAGAAATTCCTTGAATATCACAAACGGATGGAATCTTTCCTTCTTTTCTTCATAGATGGTGCATCTGCCATATCTACGGAAGATATTCAGTGGTGTTATTATATGAT CTATGAAAATATTGGTCAAACAGATGACGGAAAAATCAAATATGGATTTATTGGTTACATGACAGTTTATAAGTTTTATGCTTATCCCAAAAATCTTCGACCACGTGTTAGCCAAGTCCTGATCCTTCCACCTTTTAGAAATAATGGCCATGCTACACAACTTTTACAAACTTTTTATCGTGATTTTGTACCAATGTCGAATGTCATTGATATAGCAG TTGAAGACCCATCACCTGACTTCCAGCGTATCAGAGATTTATTGGACTGCAAACGGTGCTTGGAAACTCCAGAAGTAATGCAAACTATAACACAATCTAATGGTGTGAACGGACAAATTATTAATGAGAAGTCTTCTGCGATACGCTTCCGAGAGATTTCCAGGACAAAGTTAAAACTAAATCGTTGTCAAAGTCGACGAGTGTATGAAATCCTTCGATTGTTTTTGTTGCCTCGTACAGATGAATATGTGAAATCGTTTTCTGACGCATTAACTAAGCGTGCCACTGCATACTTTCAG CGGGTTCGACCAGATGCTATGAGAGGGTCTTCTTTGGTACCTAAAACAAGTGGTTCTTCTTATAATCCATTGAAAAAGGCATTTGATGAAGCTGCAGATGAATATTTTGAAAGTCAACTCCATGAAGAAGTTTCTACCTTATTGAAAAACTATCAAGACACTGTATATAAACTTGATCGTTTCGTCTCTTCACTTAAAAAACAGTCGTAA
- a CDS encoding putative histone acetyltransferase type B catalytic subunit, translating to MMDSLNTRSLDDYRVNACDAIQFKLVRDKEAIDSADTFNPEFTHQIFGESEQIFGYRDLKVGIFYTADSLSTYIDISYTSKVDPQLSKGVMPDDIMHILSGVYPYNISKNMSDFLKNFDEKFTFTPYGVNRYNYQIMKDRCQKKFSIFFIEHGMPGFEKFLEYHKRMESFLLFFIDGASAISTEDIQWCYYMIYENIGQTDDGKIKYGFIGYMTVYKFYAYPKNLRPRVSQVLILPPFRNNGHATQLLQTFYRDFVPMSNVIDIAVEDPSPDFQRIRDLLDCKRCLETPEVMQTITQSNGVNGQIINEKSSAIRFREISRTKLKLNRCQSRRVYEILRLFLLPRTDEYVKSFSDALTKRATAYFQVGFDQML from the exons ATGATGGACAGTTTAAATACAAGAAGTCTTGATGACTATCGTGTGAATGCTTGTGATGCCATCCAGTTCAAACTAG TTAGGGACAAGGAAGCTATTGATTCAGCGGATACATTCAATCCTGAGTTCACTCATCAAATCTTTGGTGAAAG TGAACAGATATTCGGATACCGTGATCTCAAAGTTGGCATATTTTACACAGCAGACTCTCTATCAACATATATTGATATTTCTTATACATCAAAAGTTGATCCTCAACTCTCCAAAGGTGTTATG CCTGAcgatattatgcatatattatCTGGTGTTTATCCATATAACATCAGTAAGAACATGAGCGACTTTTTGAAAAACTTCGATGAAAAGTTTACTTTCACTCCATATGGAGTTAACAGATATAATTATCAAATTATGAAAG ATAGATGtcaaaaaaaattttctatttttttcatCGAGCACGGTATGCCTGGATTTGAGAAATTCCTTGAATATCACAAACGGATGGAATCTTTCCTTCTTTTCTTCATAGATGGTGCATCTGCCATATCTACGGAAGATATTCAGTGGTGTTATTATATGAT CTATGAAAATATTGGTCAAACAGATGACGGAAAAATCAAATATGGATTTATTGGTTACATGACAGTTTATAAGTTTTATGCTTATCCCAAAAATCTTCGACCACGTGTTAGCCAAGTCCTGATCCTTCCACCTTTTAGAAATAATGGCCATGCTACACAACTTTTACAAACTTTTTATCGTGATTTTGTACCAATGTCGAATGTCATTGATATAGCAG TTGAAGACCCATCACCTGACTTCCAGCGTATCAGAGATTTATTGGACTGCAAACGGTGCTTGGAAACTCCAGAAGTAATGCAAACTATAACACAATCTAATGGTGTGAACGGACAAATTATTAATGAGAAGTCTTCTGCGATACGCTTCCGAGAGATTTCCAGGACAAAGTTAAAACTAAATCGTTGTCAAAGTCGACGAGTGTATGAAATCCTTCGATTGTTTTTGTTGCCTCGTACAGATGAATATGTGAAATCGTTTTCTGACGCATTAACTAAGCGTGCCACTGCATACTTTCAGGT CGGGTTCGACCAGATGCTATGA